From Bacteroidia bacterium, the proteins below share one genomic window:
- the era gene encoding GTPase Era, with translation MDNINYPESHKSGFVSIVGKPNVGKSTLLNALLDQKLCIVTPKASTTRHRIYGILNEPAVQIIFTDTPGYIKKTYNLHHAMMHDFSIALEDSEIVLLVVDPDEHFPEQELFEQLLKHKSHIFLVINKIDLYSKQKVEDKIAAVSKILPIAKVFRVSAIQKTGLEEIKNAVIDTLPEGPPYFDKQAISDKPERFFVAEFVREQLFLNLHEELPYSCEVYITTFKPDGNKIFIDAEIHVDKKSHKGMIIGKQGQMIKVIRKAAQAEIEAFLGTPVYLSLYVRITEDWRQSRFRLSQFGYVLPKQL, from the coding sequence ATGGATAACATAAATTATCCGGAAAGTCATAAATCCGGGTTTGTAAGTATTGTTGGCAAGCCAAATGTGGGAAAATCTACCCTTTTGAACGCATTGCTTGACCAAAAATTGTGTATCGTTACGCCTAAGGCTTCTACTACGCGCCACCGAATTTATGGAATACTTAATGAGCCAGCCGTTCAAATAATCTTTACAGATACTCCCGGTTATATCAAAAAAACATATAACCTGCACCACGCTATGATGCACGACTTCTCTATTGCCCTTGAAGATAGCGAAATCGTATTATTGGTAGTTGACCCTGATGAGCATTTTCCCGAACAAGAGTTATTTGAACAATTACTTAAACATAAATCACATATATTTCTGGTTATCAATAAAATAGACTTATATAGTAAACAAAAAGTTGAAGATAAAATTGCCGCAGTATCTAAGATCTTACCTATTGCAAAAGTGTTTAGGGTGTCTGCCATTCAAAAAACGGGGTTAGAGGAAATCAAGAACGCAGTAATAGATACGCTTCCCGAAGGCCCCCCTTATTTTGATAAGCAAGCAATATCTGATAAACCGGAGCGTTTTTTTGTTGCTGAATTTGTTCGTGAACAACTATTTTTAAACCTTCATGAAGAACTTCCATATAGCTGCGAAGTTTATATAACAACCTTTAAACCAGATGGAAACAAAATTTTTATTGACGCAGAAATTCATGTAGATAAGAAATCCCATAAGGGAATGATTATTGGCAAGCAAGGGCAAATGATTAAAGTCATTAGGAAGGCAGCACAAGCCGAAATAGAGGCTTTTTTAGGCACACCGGTTTATCTTTCATTATACGTTCGTATTACCGAAGACTGGCGGCAATCACGGTTTCGTTTATCTCAATTTGGATATGTTTTACCTAAACAACTTTAA
- a CDS encoding DUF5103 domain-containing protein, whose amino-acid sequence MFYLNNFKIGCFGLLLSCLTALNCFSQKELRTEDWIYEPQIKTVQFYLNDKQMSFPAISLKAKQDYLTLSFDEMGTELSDFTVEIANCTQNWEVSMLLSLEFYQGLPTSSILQRALSRMTRVPYIHYTFLLENQFLMSGNYLLKVYRNGDPSDLVITRRFIVYEQSVIVQAQAINTQDVAQRQKMQHVAFELYPGGLSIINPYQDIQVTVLQNFRWNTSKSKLNPTFIAPDKIEYRFDAQTDFWGGNEFRKCDIRTFRLKSMTVEAIEDKGNFYQIWQYPDKPRQFNPYFTAKDWNGDYQVFTTDADNATIEADYVNTVFRLQSEKYSTPVYIFGKFSDWNLLPQNKLVWTGNQYQIDIPLKQGIYDYQYAILENNIPNETLIEGSHFETENYYTVLVYYRQPTDRSDKLISYKNINYYDR is encoded by the coding sequence ATGTTTTACCTAAACAACTTTAAAATTGGCTGTTTTGGGCTTCTTCTAAGCTGCTTAACGGCATTAAACTGTTTTTCCCAAAAAGAATTACGTACCGAAGACTGGATTTATGAACCCCAAATAAAAACCGTTCAATTCTATCTGAATGACAAACAGATGAGCTTCCCGGCTATCTCTTTAAAGGCTAAACAAGATTACTTGACTTTGAGTTTTGATGAGATGGGAACAGAACTCTCTGACTTTACAGTAGAAATTGCGAACTGCACCCAAAATTGGGAAGTATCAATGCTGTTGTCTTTGGAATTTTATCAAGGACTACCCACCTCCTCGATTTTACAACGCGCTCTTTCTCGTATGACCCGTGTACCGTACATACATTATACTTTTCTCCTTGAAAATCAGTTTCTTATGTCCGGAAATTATCTCTTAAAAGTATATCGAAATGGAGACCCAAGCGATTTGGTTATTACAAGAAGATTTATTGTTTATGAGCAATCTGTGATAGTTCAAGCGCAAGCTATTAATACCCAAGATGTTGCACAAAGACAAAAAATGCAACACGTTGCATTTGAGCTATATCCAGGTGGTTTATCAATTATTAATCCATATCAAGATATACAAGTAACTGTTTTACAGAATTTTAGATGGAATACTTCAAAATCTAAGTTAAACCCTACTTTTATAGCACCTGATAAAATCGAGTATCGTTTTGATGCCCAAACAGATTTTTGGGGAGGTAATGAATTTAGAAAATGTGATATTAGAACTTTTCGTTTAAAAAGTATGACGGTTGAGGCTATTGAAGATAAAGGTAATTTTTACCAAATCTGGCAGTATCCTGATAAGCCGCGTCAGTTTAACCCTTATTTTACTGCCAAAGATTGGAATGGGGATTATCAAGTATTTACTACCGATGCTGATAACGCAACCATAGAGGCAGATTACGTCAATACAGTATTTCGATTACAGTCTGAAAAATATTCTACTCCCGTTTATATATTCGGTAAATTTTCGGATTGGAACTTGCTCCCACAAAATAAATTGGTCTGGACTGGCAATCAATATCAAATTGATATACCTTTAAAACAAGGTATTTACGATTATCAGTATGCTATTTTAGAAAATAATATTCCTAATGAAACTTTGATAGAAGGTTCTCATTTTGAAACTGAAAATTACTATACAGTATTGGTTTATTACCGTCAGCCAACAGACCGCAGCGACAAACTTATCAGCTACAAGAATATAAACTATTATGATAGATAA
- the nusB gene encoding transcription antitermination factor NusB, with the protein MVTDEDDSDIPVIDPTVRISRREMRIAVMKAVFACMASGNTAVECFEQHLREFSQKVSLQMQDKKGKVENDLDFIEKLYFGTINSWKEYIELLSKFTNSRWNISRTHLIDKVILTLALHEIKTMESIPVQISINEYLEIAKLYSSPESPQFLNGILDRTYYHLLEQGQVSKIDKFFKK; encoded by the coding sequence GTGGTAACCGACGAAGACGATTCAGATATTCCCGTAATAGACCCAACGGTTCGAATTTCAAGACGAGAAATGAGAATCGCTGTTATGAAAGCTGTTTTTGCGTGCATGGCCTCCGGAAATACTGCCGTAGAATGTTTTGAGCAACATCTACGCGAATTTTCCCAAAAGGTATCCCTACAAATGCAAGACAAAAAAGGAAAGGTCGAAAACGACTTAGACTTTATTGAAAAACTGTATTTCGGAACAATCAATAGCTGGAAAGAGTATATCGAGCTACTATCTAAGTTTACCAATAGTAGATGGAATATTAGCCGAACGCACTTAATAGACAAAGTGATTTTAACACTTGCTTTACATGAAATCAAAACGATGGAGTCAATACCCGTTCAGATTTCTATTAATGAATATTTAGAAATTGCTAAGCTATATTCTTCTCCGGAAAGTCCGCAATTTTTGAACGGGATTTTAGATAGAACTTATTATCACCTGTTAGAGCAGGGGCAGGTATCCAAAATTGACAAGTTTTTTAAAAAATAA
- a CDS encoding leucine dehydrogenase yields the protein MVLSNSPTALDSVSILDMLSVHEHEQVLFCYDSATGLRAIIAIHNTVLGPALGGTRLWQYAEEKQALTDVLRLSRGMTFKAAISGLDLGGGKAVIIGQPTIKSEALFRRFGQFVDSLSGKYITAEDVNISVKDVELMMKETQHVVGRSESNGGSGDPSPVTAYGVYMGIKACLKHRTGSESLAQKTVLVQGTGKVGEALAKLLHHDGAKLILFDIDKERVKKVAQETNAQIIHDESEIASTPCDVYAPCALGAGLNPTTIPQLNCSIVAGAANNQLLEEKRDGQALKEKDILYAPDFLINAGGLINVSNERIGYNAQRAKHQTEGIYDTLLSVINIAEQENITPHEAALRFALDRIDRVAKINAYSKKW from the coding sequence ATGGTCTTATCAAATTCTCCGACAGCATTAGATTCAGTTTCCATACTGGATATGCTTTCTGTTCATGAGCATGAGCAAGTGTTATTTTGTTACGATTCAGCAACAGGCTTACGAGCTATTATAGCTATTCACAATACTGTTTTAGGGCCTGCCTTAGGTGGCACAAGGCTTTGGCAATACGCAGAAGAAAAGCAAGCCTTAACAGATGTTTTGAGACTTTCACGAGGCATGACATTTAAGGCAGCTATTTCCGGCTTAGATTTAGGTGGCGGTAAGGCGGTGATTATAGGCCAACCGACTATTAAATCAGAAGCATTATTTCGCCGTTTTGGGCAGTTTGTAGATAGTCTTTCTGGAAAATATATCACCGCCGAAGATGTCAATATCAGCGTAAAAGATGTTGAACTGATGATGAAAGAAACCCAACACGTAGTAGGCCGTTCCGAAAGTAACGGTGGGAGTGGAGACCCCTCACCAGTAACAGCTTACGGTGTGTATATGGGAATCAAAGCCTGCTTAAAACACAGAACCGGAAGTGAATCCTTAGCCCAGAAAACCGTTCTCGTTCAGGGAACAGGTAAGGTAGGAGAGGCCCTTGCAAAACTTTTACACCACGACGGCGCAAAGCTAATCTTGTTTGATATTGATAAAGAAAGAGTTAAAAAAGTAGCACAGGAAACAAATGCTCAGATTATCCATGATGAATCTGAGATAGCAAGCACACCTTGCGATGTTTATGCTCCTTGCGCATTAGGTGCCGGTCTGAACCCCACAACTATTCCGCAACTCAACTGTAGCATTGTTGCCGGCGCAGCTAACAACCAATTATTGGAAGAAAAGCGGGACGGACAAGCTCTTAAAGAAAAAGACATTCTGTATGCACCGGACTTTTTGATTAACGCCGGAGGCTTGATTAACGTTTCCAATGAACGAATCGGATACAATGCCCAACGAGCTAAACATCAAACAGAAGGAATTTATGACACCCTACTAAGTGTTATAAACATAGCTGAACAAGAAAACATTACCCCACATGAAGCTGCTCTCCGGTTCGCCTTAGATAGAATTGACAGAGTAGCCAAAATAAATGCTTACTCTAAAAAGTGGTAA
- a CDS encoding DUF1972 domain-containing protein codes for MKIAILGTRGIPNNYGGFEQFAEILSMGLVKRGHSVTVYNPHFHPYKLPAYNGIQIIQKWHPEPLLGAFANFIFDFICLKDALNKKFDAYFELGYSTVVPTMYLLKTDNKPVAFTMDGLEWKRTKFNAPIRRFMLWLEKLALSKIKYMISDNEGIREYFLQTYQKDSVVIPFGAYIFDQPNPEVLKNYQVEPYRYSMLIARLEPENNIEMMLEGYKISQDKDPFIVIGNHQTPYGEVLKTKFADTPSIRFIGGLYNLEHLNNLRYQCKVYFHGHSVGGTNPSLVEAMGSGALVAAHKNPFNMSVLEKNAFYFATPQDAAEILINYDELSKNRASFIAENQQKVRVVYNWERIIDQYEAYLKQVID; via the coding sequence ATGAAAATAGCTATTTTAGGCACTCGCGGGATTCCCAATAATTACGGTGGCTTTGAGCAATTTGCAGAAATACTATCTATGGGTTTAGTAAAGCGAGGGCATTCCGTAACGGTTTATAACCCTCATTTTCATCCCTATAAATTACCAGCGTATAATGGTATCCAAATCATCCAAAAATGGCATCCCGAACCTCTTTTGGGGGCATTTGCAAATTTTATTTTTGACTTCATTTGCTTAAAAGATGCTTTGAATAAAAAATTCGATGCCTATTTTGAACTGGGTTATAGCACAGTAGTTCCCACAATGTATCTGCTAAAAACTGATAATAAGCCAGTTGCATTCACTATGGATGGTTTAGAATGGAAAAGAACAAAATTTAATGCCCCCATTCGTAGATTTATGCTTTGGTTAGAAAAACTTGCATTATCTAAAATCAAATACATGATTTCAGATAATGAGGGGATTCGTGAATACTTTCTACAAACATACCAAAAAGACTCAGTGGTAATCCCTTTTGGTGCCTATATTTTTGACCAACCGAACCCCGAAGTTCTAAAAAACTATCAAGTTGAACCTTATCGTTATTCTATGTTGATAGCAAGATTAGAACCCGAAAACAACATTGAGATGATGCTGGAAGGGTACAAGATTTCACAAGATAAAGATCCTTTCATTGTTATAGGAAATCATCAAACTCCTTACGGAGAGGTATTAAAAACCAAGTTTGCAGATACTCCCAGCATTAGATTTATTGGTGGATTATACAATTTAGAGCATTTAAACAATCTTAGGTATCAATGTAAAGTATATTTTCACGGTCATTCAGTAGGCGGAACCAATCCTTCATTGGTAGAAGCAATGGGCTCGGGAGCACTTGTTGCGGCGCACAAAAATCCATTTAATATGTCTGTTTTAGAAAAGAATGCTTTTTATTTTGCGACCCCACAAGATGCCGCAGAAATCCTCATTAACTACGATGAGCTATCTAAGAACCGAGCCTCTTTTATAGCAGAAAACCAACAAAAAGTAAGAGTTGTTTATAACTGGGAGCGTATAATAGACCAATATGAAGCCTATTTAAAACAAGTTATTGACTAA
- a CDS encoding N-acetylmuramoyl-L-alanine amidase: MRSRIQLLPYLLVIFFLYCSFNTRYAIETNVNSIVLDAGHGGKDPGTSGSVSKEKTIALAVVLELEKILKQYSPNIEVNLTRRNDTFVELIERAAIANRKKTDLFISVHCNASPSKEISGSETYAVGLHKEDQNLDVIMNENSSILLEENYLEKYDGFDPKSEEGYIIFSLLQNAYLKQSLYLARKIEDYFQQKTGRKSRGVKQAGFLVLWKTTMPSVLVETGYLSNKIDEKFLNSVEGRQHIANSIYKAIREYRTDLKS; the protein is encoded by the coding sequence ATGCGTTCAAGAATCCAGCTTTTACCGTATTTGTTGGTAATTTTTTTTCTGTACTGTTCTTTTAATACCCGCTATGCTATTGAAACCAATGTGAATAGCATTGTATTAGATGCCGGGCACGGAGGAAAAGACCCTGGCACAAGTGGCTCTGTTTCAAAAGAAAAAACGATTGCCTTAGCAGTAGTTTTAGAGCTTGAAAAAATACTCAAACAATATTCCCCAAATATTGAGGTTAATCTTACTCGAAGAAATGACACATTCGTAGAGTTGATTGAGCGCGCAGCTATTGCAAACCGAAAAAAAACAGATTTATTCATCAGTGTGCATTGCAATGCCAGCCCCAGTAAAGAAATCAGCGGCTCAGAAACCTATGCCGTAGGCTTGCACAAAGAAGACCAAAACTTAGATGTAATCATGAATGAAAACTCATCTATCTTATTGGAAGAAAATTACTTAGAAAAATATGATGGCTTTGACCCCAAATCAGAAGAGGGTTACATCATATTTTCATTGCTTCAAAATGCGTACCTAAAACAAAGTTTGTATTTAGCCAGAAAAATAGAAGATTATTTTCAGCAAAAAACAGGGCGCAAAAGTAGAGGCGTAAAACAAGCCGGATTTTTAGTGCTCTGGAAAACCACTATGCCCTCTGTATTGGTCGAAACAGGCTATTTGAGTAATAAAATTGATGAAAAATTCCTAAACTCGGTAGAAGGTAGGCAACATATAGCAAACTCTATCTACAAAGCCATTCGTGAATACAGAACTGATTTAAAAAGCTGA
- a CDS encoding T9SS type A sorting domain-containing protein, producing the protein MKKTLDIFNYINLFNLQKIIVLCILLKQSVEVFSQEITRCGNDLRMPQYLIQNTDKIQAIDISAQTYHKNSGTIRYIPVAVHVIHNGGSENITDNQIFSQIEILNQDFRKISGTLGDGKGVDTQIEFFLAQKDPNGQCTNGITRHQSLLTNHDILDEVQLKSICHWPARSYLNIYVVKTILGGLTLGYSTQPGQQDSSLSGVVIQHTNFGKVGTVTPPFHLGRTVTHEVGHWLGLLHIFQDGCAGTSPANCSSFGDKICDTPPTKNPNGNTGCPTGINTCVEFPQDKPDMVENYLDYTDDACMNLFTQGQSSRMNAVLDIEYTTLCTEQNLKATGFGGCISAISSLNTTEITINIMPNPATNRVQIFCNHHQGTSLLSLTIKNIYGQIIENMDVSEITNFVWEPAIWEKLPSGIYFVTLTTRNGISYTQKVLKLSEN; encoded by the coding sequence ATGAAAAAAACTCTTGATATTTTTAATTATATAAATCTATTTAATTTACAGAAAATCATAGTTTTATGTATTTTACTTAAACAATCAGTAGAGGTTTTTTCGCAAGAAATTACGCGCTGCGGAAATGACCTGAGAATGCCCCAGTATCTTATTCAAAATACAGATAAAATTCAAGCAATTGATATTTCTGCACAAACGTATCATAAAAATTCCGGAACTATCAGATATATTCCGGTGGCAGTTCATGTAATCCATAATGGAGGAAGCGAAAATATAACTGATAATCAGATATTTAGCCAAATTGAAATTCTAAATCAAGATTTTCGTAAAATATCGGGCACTTTGGGAGACGGTAAAGGTGTAGATACACAAATTGAGTTTTTTTTAGCCCAAAAAGACCCAAACGGACAATGTACGAATGGCATTACCCGTCATCAATCACTGCTTACCAATCATGATATTTTGGATGAGGTTCAATTAAAGTCAATATGTCATTGGCCAGCACGGAGTTATCTAAACATTTATGTTGTGAAAACAATCTTAGGCGGGCTTACCTTAGGTTATTCAACACAGCCCGGGCAGCAAGATTCTTCGTTAAGCGGAGTTGTTATTCAGCATACAAATTTTGGTAAAGTAGGGACGGTAACGCCTCCTTTTCATTTAGGTCGTACAGTAACCCATGAAGTTGGTCATTGGTTAGGATTATTGCATATTTTTCAAGATGGCTGCGCCGGAACATCTCCTGCAAATTGCAGTAGCTTTGGAGATAAAATTTGTGATACCCCTCCTACTAAAAACCCTAACGGTAACACCGGATGCCCCACAGGAATCAATACCTGTGTTGAGTTTCCACAAGACAAACCGGATATGGTCGAAAACTACTTAGATTATACCGATGACGCTTGCATGAACTTATTTACACAAGGACAATCAAGCCGCATGAATGCTGTCTTAGACATAGAATACACAACTTTATGCACAGAACAAAACTTAAAGGCAACCGGATTCGGAGGTTGTATTTCAGCCATAAGCTCCTTAAACACAACAGAAATCACAATTAATATTATGCCCAATCCCGCTACCAATCGTGTTCAAATCTTTTGTAACCATCATCAAGGAACATCTTTGCTATCTCTTACAATTAAGAATATTTACGGGCAAATTATTGAGAACATGGATGTTAGTGAAATAACAAACTTTGTTTGGGAACCGGCTATATGGGAAAAACTACCTTCAGGAATTTATTTTGTAACACTAACAACCCGTAACGGAATATCTTATACCCAAAAAGTCTTAAAACTATCTGAAAATTAA
- the topA gene encoding type I DNA topoisomerase, producing MSKNLLIVESPAKVKTITKFLGDDFIVKSSMGHIRDLPGGDHSVDIENGFKPTYEVSSDKKEIVRELKQLAKKAEFVWLASDEDREGEAISWHLFDTLELTPAKTKRIAFHEITKSAVERAIQNPRSINMDLVLAQQTRRILDRLVGFELSPILWKKVKAGLSAGRVQSVAVRLIVEREREIIAFHSIPQFKVTAEFDAQGKVLKAELNKRFDTEQVTSDFLETCRNAAFQVANLEVKPTKKTPAPPFTTSTLQQEASRKFGFSVNLTMRLAQSLYENGFITYMRTDSVNLSEQALGAAQETINQEFGEKYHQLRRYKTKTSGAQEAHEAIRPTEFAHKIVSDERNEQKLYELIRKRTLASQMADAQLEKTIITINILNQNKIQPFQFIAQGEVIRFDGFLKLYLESHDDDKEEELNSGLLPTVTKDQLLNYNQITAQQQYNRPPARYTEASLVKKMEELGIGRPSTYAPTITTIQHRNYVLKEDREAKTRPIIRFNLKSKTNSIEKQQVTENYGAEKSKLFPTDIGCVVNDLLVEYFQDIIDYKFTAKVEEEFDEIAHGRKVWNKMLAHFYQPFHEKVLNTIEKAERKSGERSLGIDPESGEPVTVRIGRFGPLVQIGAADGPTKPRYATITKGFLIETITLEEALSLFRLPRIVGEFEGAPLKTNNGRFGPYIIYGKNEFCSLPKNYDLLTVSAESCIEIIQAKRESDAAKTIREFPEINAKLMQGRWGPYLKAGKESIKLPKNIVPESLSLNDCEQLISSHLEKQGTTKSKAKSTGKKTTQKEDSAPNVPEKKTKAPSSKTPKSKK from the coding sequence ATGTCTAAAAATCTACTAATTGTTGAATCTCCGGCTAAAGTTAAGACCATTACTAAATTTTTGGGGGATGATTTTATCGTGAAGTCAAGCATGGGTCATATACGGGATTTACCCGGCGGCGACCATTCCGTTGATATTGAAAACGGTTTTAAACCTACCTATGAAGTTTCTTCGGATAAAAAGGAGATTGTAAGAGAGTTAAAGCAATTAGCCAAAAAAGCTGAATTTGTGTGGTTAGCTTCTGACGAAGACCGCGAAGGAGAAGCTATCTCTTGGCATCTATTTGATACCTTAGAACTTACTCCGGCGAAAACCAAACGAATCGCTTTTCATGAGATTACCAAATCAGCGGTAGAGCGAGCCATCCAAAATCCCAGAAGTATCAATATGGATTTGGTATTAGCCCAGCAAACCAGACGCATCTTAGACCGCTTAGTAGGCTTTGAGTTATCACCTATTTTATGGAAAAAAGTAAAAGCAGGGTTATCTGCCGGGCGCGTTCAGTCAGTAGCGGTTCGCTTAATCGTAGAAAGAGAGCGAGAAATCATAGCCTTTCACTCAATACCTCAGTTTAAAGTTACAGCAGAATTTGATGCTCAGGGAAAAGTACTAAAAGCCGAACTAAATAAACGTTTTGATACAGAACAAGTTACGTCTGATTTTTTAGAAACCTGCCGGAATGCAGCCTTTCAGGTTGCTAATTTAGAGGTAAAACCCACTAAAAAGACCCCTGCTCCGCCTTTCACTACTTCTACGTTGCAGCAAGAAGCAAGCCGTAAGTTTGGCTTTTCCGTTAATTTGACAATGCGTTTAGCCCAGTCATTATACGAAAATGGCTTCATTACTTATATGCGTACAGACTCGGTAAACTTATCCGAACAAGCCTTAGGCGCAGCACAAGAAACTATAAACCAAGAATTTGGAGAAAAATACCATCAATTACGGAGGTATAAAACCAAGACATCCGGTGCCCAAGAAGCCCACGAAGCTATCCGGCCAACCGAATTTGCCCATAAAATTGTTTCTGATGAACGAAATGAGCAAAAATTATATGAACTTATCCGAAAACGTACCTTAGCCTCACAAATGGCTGATGCCCAGTTAGAAAAAACAATAATTACCATTAACATCCTAAATCAAAATAAGATACAACCTTTTCAGTTTATCGCTCAAGGCGAAGTAATCCGCTTCGACGGTTTTTTAAAACTTTATTTAGAAAGCCATGATGATGATAAGGAAGAAGAACTAAACTCCGGACTATTACCAACTGTAACGAAAGATCAATTACTTAACTATAACCAGATTACAGCACAGCAACAATATAACCGTCCGCCAGCTCGATACACAGAAGCCAGCTTGGTAAAAAAAATGGAAGAACTGGGTATCGGTAGGCCATCAACCTATGCACCCACAATAACCACAATTCAGCACCGAAACTACGTTCTTAAAGAAGACCGCGAAGCAAAAACCAGACCTATCATCCGCTTTAACCTAAAATCCAAAACCAATTCTATTGAAAAACAACAAGTTACAGAAAACTACGGAGCAGAAAAAAGTAAATTATTCCCAACTGATATTGGATGTGTGGTAAATGACTTATTGGTAGAATATTTTCAGGATATTATTGATTACAAATTTACGGCAAAGGTTGAAGAGGAATTTGACGAGATAGCACACGGACGTAAAGTTTGGAATAAAATGTTAGCCCATTTTTATCAGCCATTTCACGAAAAAGTTTTAAATACAATAGAAAAAGCCGAACGAAAGTCAGGCGAGCGTTCTCTGGGAATAGACCCTGAATCCGGAGAGCCTGTTACGGTTCGCATTGGCCGTTTTGGGCCATTGGTTCAGATAGGAGCCGCAGACGGGCCTACAAAACCGCGCTATGCAACGATTACCAAAGGATTTTTAATCGAAACCATTACTTTAGAAGAAGCATTGAGCTTGTTTCGTCTGCCCAGAATCGTTGGTGAATTTGAAGGAGCACCCCTAAAAACAAACAATGGTCGCTTTGGACCCTACATCATCTATGGTAAAAATGAGTTTTGCTCACTCCCTAAAAACTATGACTTATTAACAGTTTCAGCAGAAAGTTGCATCGAAATCATTCAGGCAAAAAGAGAATCAGATGCAGCCAAAACAATACGAGAATTTCCAGAAATAAACGCTAAATTGATGCAAGGAAGATGGGGGCCTTACCTAAAAGCAGGGAAAGAATCTATCAAACTTCCCAAAAACATTGTTCCGGAGTCTTTGTCGCTAAATGACTGTGAGCAGCTAATATCCAGCCACTTAGAAAAACAAGGAACTACTAAATCAAAAGCTAAGAGTACAGGGAAAAAAACTACACAGAAAGAGGACTCCGCTCCAAACGTTCCTGAGAAAAAAACCAAAGCACCCAGTTCCAAAACACCTAAATCTAAAAAGTAG
- a CDS encoding SDR family NAD(P)-dependent oxidoreductase gives MNSEQVVIVTGAFSGIGLMTTELLMKSKNKVVAVGRNQQNIFPSFKTNFLPIARNLHSQRDAQDVVEFALERFGRIDAVIHAAGKGLFKPSMEQTQPDFERMFADNFYGAALLSQAILPYFVQNKSGTQVFLLPILSSDSARLYGAAHYSAKMALSGYIESIRYEAQKHLIKLSVLEVAQTQTSFWGELKQPFVNQPFFSRLDVAKAILSVVTQPTTLTFNHLVLYPNTENSLPK, from the coding sequence ATGAATTCAGAACAGGTTGTGATTGTAACCGGAGCGTTTTCTGGAATTGGCTTGATGACTACAGAGCTACTCATGAAATCCAAAAATAAGGTAGTTGCGGTAGGTCGGAATCAGCAAAATATATTTCCCAGTTTTAAGACCAATTTTTTGCCCATTGCTCGTAACTTACATTCACAACGAGATGCGCAAGATGTTGTAGAATTTGCCTTAGAACGATTTGGCCGTATTGATGCAGTTATTCATGCAGCCGGCAAAGGATTGTTTAAGCCCTCAATGGAGCAAACGCAGCCAGATTTTGAAAGAATGTTTGCAGATAATTTTTATGGTGCAGCATTATTATCGCAAGCAATACTCCCCTATTTTGTTCAGAATAAAAGTGGTACACAGGTTTTTTTGTTGCCGATACTTTCTTCGGATTCTGCCCGACTATATGGAGCAGCCCACTATTCAGCCAAAATGGCACTATCAGGTTACATCGAATCAATCCGTTATGAGGCGCAGAAACATCTTATCAAACTTTCGGTGCTGGAAGTTGCACAAACCCAAACATCTTTTTGGGGAGAACTAAAGCAACCATTTGTTAATCAACCTTTTTTTTCCCGTTTAGATGTAGCTAAAGCTATTCTTTCGGTGGTTACTCAACCCACTACCCTTACTTTTAATCATTTAGTTTTGTATCCAAATACAGAAAATAGCTTACCGAAATAA